AGGCCTCCTGAGGGCACCTGGGGTCGCCGTGCCTGGGCGTCGGCCGGAGTCGCTCCGGCCGTGGTCGGCAGGTCATATGTCGCGCACCGGCGGGCATTCGGATGGCGAATCGCGCGTGGCGCTGTCAGGCGATCACGCGACGGCTCGACTCGCCGCTGGAGCGCGGGAGGGCTGAGCTTCGCCTGCCTCAGGCGGGCTTCGGTCGCGTCGTCGCCGGGACATGACCCGCGCGGGTCGCGGCCGCGCGCGGGAGGCCGCTGACCGAGGCGGCGGAATCGCGTTCCCGCCGGGTTCGCATCCGACTCCGGTCGGTGCGGCCCGCGAGATCCGTCGGCCCGCCGTCCGAAGTGGACGATCCAGGTCCGGCCGAGTTCCTGGCCAGCGCCGCGCGCAGGCCCGGCCTGCCGTCGGAGTGCTGCGCGCGCGGCGGATCGAACGCGGGGGTGTTCCTGGCCAGCGCGCGCACCAGGGCGCCTAGGAAACCTTCAGTCATCGTCGCCTCCAGTGCCTCGGTGAACGGTCAGTTCGCGGTGCGCCTCGGCTCGGACCCCGCTCAGGTCGGCGGTCTGCTGCTCGGATGATGTCGCCGCTTCCTCGGCGGCAGGCCCTGCCGGGACGGACGGCGGCGCGGCGGCGGGCAGTGCTCTGGTGATCTGCTCCACCAGCAGTGGAGCCGCCACCCCGATGGCCAGGGCGCCGAACGGGCCGCTGACCTGACCGGTGATCCCGGCGGCGGCGGCCAGCCCTGAGCCGACGCCCAGCCGGATCAGCACCGAGACCAGCAGCGGCAGCGGGCCCGGCTCGCCGGGAATCCGCCACGGCCAGTTCCCCGTCCGCCGGATCGCGCCCGAGAACTCCAGCCCTTCGACCGCGAAGCCGCCGAAGAGCCCCCAGACCGCGTACTCCCACCCACCCACCGTCCTAATGTAACGCTCGGTGTCCGATCATGAACCCGATACGTACCATGATAGGCCGCGATGTCGTCGGGACTGCCCTCCGTACGAGGGTCGTTTCTCCGGTGTGCGCAGCGATCGGATGATCTCCTCGCGCTCACGCAGCGTGGTCGTCACGGGAAGTGCGGACGTCCCGCGTCGTCTCGCCGCGCCGACTGCCTGTTCTTGCGGGCCTTGCGAGGTGCGGCAGCCGGTCTCGCCGGGTCCCTCGGCGGGTGGCGATCACTGACGCTAAACGCGAATTGAGTTGCATTTAACCGAGACGCCCTGCGACGCTGCGCATCAGCGGCGGAAGAGCCGTGTCGCCGGGGGCCGTGCCCGCAGAGAAGAGAGTCGCCATGCCCGCAATTCCCGACCCGACCGTGCTGCATCCGATGCCGGATCGGCCGAGCGTGGTGCTGCTGAAGCCGCTGATCGGCCCGAGCTATCGGATCGACGTCGGCGAGTTCACTTACTACCACCATCCGGAGCGCGCGCTGGACTTCGTGGAGCGCAACGTGCTCTACAGCCACGGCGCCGAGCGGCTGATCATCGGCCGATACTGCGCGATCGGCGCCGACACGCGATTCATCATGGCGGGTTCGGCCCACCCGGCCTCGGGGGTGTCGACCTTCCCGTTCACGATGTTCGGCGGCGAGTGGCTGGAACGGACCTTGGACGTGATCCTGGCGATGCCGCGCAAAGGCGACACCGTCGTCGGCAACGACGTGTGGTTCGGCTACCAGTCCACGGTGATGCCCGGCGTCCGCATCGGTGACGGCGCGATCATCGCCACCGGAGCCGTCGTCACCTCCGACGTGCCGCCCTATGCGATCGTCGGCGGGAACCCGGCCCGCGTCATCCGCCTGCGCTATGACGAGGCCGACGTGGCCCGGCTGACGGCGGCCGCCTGGTGGGACTGGCCGGTCGAACTGGTGACCGAGCACGCTCGCACGATCATGACGGGCACCCCCGCCGACATCGAGCGCATCGCGGCCGAGGCCGTGTCCTCTGCGCAGTCCGACGCGAGGTAGCCCGCCGGTCCGGCGACGGGCCGGGAACAGCGTGCTCGGCGTCGCGGCGTTGCCGGAGTCTCGGCGTGCTGGACGTTTCGGCGTGCTCCGCTCAGCCGCGCAGGAAGTACAGGATCGTCATGGTCACGGCGGTGACCAGGATGGTGCCGCGCAGGATGCCGGGCGGCAGCCTGCGGACGAGGTGCGCGCCGCCGTAGCCGCCCGCGACGCCGCCCACGAGCATCGCGAGCAGCGGGAGCGGATGGGCGAGGACGTCGGAGGCGACGAGGAAGAGCACCGTCGCGGT
The Actinoalloteichus fjordicus DNA segment above includes these coding regions:
- a CDS encoding CatB-related O-acetyltransferase; the encoded protein is MPAIPDPTVLHPMPDRPSVVLLKPLIGPSYRIDVGEFTYYHHPERALDFVERNVLYSHGAERLIIGRYCAIGADTRFIMAGSAHPASGVSTFPFTMFGGEWLERTLDVILAMPRKGDTVVGNDVWFGYQSTVMPGVRIGDGAIIATGAVVTSDVPPYAIVGGNPARVIRLRYDEADVARLTAAAWWDWPVELVTEHARTIMTGTPADIERIAAEAVSSAQSDAR